A single genomic interval of uncultured Cohaesibacter sp. harbors:
- a CDS encoding replicative DNA helicase, with amino-acid sequence METAAKLEKADDITSRQAPHNLEAEQQLLGAILVNNQTYDRVEAFLKPHHFFDPNLQDIFEKMSKLIRSGKIASPVTLKTFFPADYVIADMPIDVYLLRLASQATSIINAEDYGLLIMDLATRRNLIEIGTDVVNVAYDAPIDTPPRIQIEDAEKRLFELAETGGEKGGFQSFATAATEAIEMAEAAYKRDGQLSGISTGLTDLDQKMGGLQHSDLIILAARPAMGKTSLVTNIAYNIASAYRAEEQPDGSLKTINGGVVGFFSLEMSAEQLATRVIAEQAMVSSEKIRRGKVDQDEFARIAQKAQEMQITPLHIDPTGGISIAQLAARARRLKRQKGLDLLIVDYLQLLSGSASKASQGRVQEITEITTNLKALAKELSVPVIALSQLSRQVEARDDKRPQLADLRESGSIEQDADVVLFIYREEYYKMREEPKPGTEEHFTWQSEMERCMGKAEVIIAKQRHGPTGIVPLAFQGEFTRFSDLARDEYIPEAYE; translated from the coding sequence ATGGAAACCGCTGCAAAGCTCGAAAAAGCCGATGACATCACATCTCGTCAGGCGCCACACAATCTGGAAGCCGAGCAGCAGCTACTAGGTGCAATTCTGGTCAACAACCAGACTTACGACCGTGTAGAGGCTTTTCTGAAGCCACATCATTTCTTCGATCCGAATCTGCAAGACATCTTTGAAAAGATGTCCAAGCTAATCCGGTCCGGCAAGATCGCTTCCCCGGTTACCTTGAAAACCTTTTTCCCGGCAGACTATGTCATCGCCGACATGCCAATCGATGTCTATTTGTTGCGTTTGGCGTCTCAGGCAACCTCTATCATCAATGCCGAAGATTATGGCCTCTTGATCATGGACCTTGCCACCCGGCGCAATCTCATCGAGATCGGCACCGATGTGGTCAATGTTGCCTATGATGCTCCCATTGATACGCCACCGCGCATCCAGATCGAAGATGCAGAAAAGCGCCTGTTTGAACTGGCTGAAACCGGCGGCGAAAAGGGCGGTTTCCAGTCCTTTGCTACAGCTGCAACGGAAGCCATCGAGATGGCCGAAGCAGCCTACAAGCGTGATGGACAGCTATCGGGCATCTCCACGGGGCTTACCGACCTCGATCAAAAAATGGGTGGCCTGCAGCATTCGGACTTGATCATTCTTGCTGCTCGTCCCGCGATGGGTAAAACCTCGCTGGTGACCAACATCGCCTACAACATCGCAAGTGCTTACCGGGCTGAAGAACAACCCGATGGCTCGTTGAAAACCATAAACGGAGGCGTAGTTGGCTTCTTCTCGCTAGAAATGAGCGCTGAACAGCTGGCCACCCGTGTTATCGCCGAGCAGGCAATGGTCTCTTCGGAAAAGATCCGCCGAGGCAAGGTCGATCAGGACGAATTTGCCCGCATTGCGCAAAAAGCACAGGAAATGCAGATCACGCCGCTGCATATCGACCCGACCGGTGGTATTTCCATCGCCCAGCTGGCCGCGCGTGCTCGCCGCCTCAAGCGCCAGAAGGGCCTTGATCTGCTGATCGTCGACTATCTTCAGCTGCTTTCCGGTTCCGCCTCCAAGGCCTCCCAGGGTCGCGTGCAGGAAATCACCGAAATCACGACCAACCTCAAGGCTCTCGCCAAGGAGTTGAGCGTTCCGGTCATCGCCCTCTCCCAGCTTTCTCGTCAGGTGGAAGCCCGAGACGATAAACGCCCGCAGCTCGCTGACCTTCGTGAATCCGGCTCCATCGAGCAGGACGCCGACGTCGTACTCTTCATCTATCGCGAGGAATATTACAAGATGCGCGAAGAGCCCAAGCCCGGCACGGAAGAGCATTTCACCTGGCAGTCCGAAATGGAGCGCTGCATGGGCAAGGCGGAAGTCATCATCGCCAAGCAGCGTCACGGCCCTACCGGCATCGTGCCTCTCGCCTTCCAGGGCGAATTCACGCGCTTCTCCGATTTGGCGCGCGACGAATATATCCCCGAGGCTTACGAATAA
- a CDS encoding YrhK family protein: MKMFQEHNSRKSQAHKDIYAAYEIAYTLVDFSAALLFVIGSVMFFYESWQIPGTWCFLIGSIFFGVKPTLRVVREFHYLAIGRKKHLAERARN, from the coding sequence ATGAAAATGTTTCAAGAGCATAACAGCCGAAAATCGCAGGCCCACAAAGATATCTATGCGGCTTATGAGATCGCCTATACGCTGGTCGACTTTTCCGCGGCTCTTCTGTTTGTCATTGGCTCGGTTATGTTCTTTTATGAAAGCTGGCAGATCCCCGGCACATGGTGCTTTCTGATCGGCTCCATTTTCTTTGGTGTCAAACCGACATTGCGCGTGGTTAGAGAATTTCATTATCTGGCCATCGGTCGCAAGAAGCATCTCGCCGAGCGCGCCCGCAACTGA
- the alr gene encoding alanine racemase, whose amino-acid sequence MPDISLPHISHLTAPDPSLAGSHLTIDLKALADNYRMLAQKTGSAECAAVIKADAYGTGLEPAAETLWQAGARTFFVAHPQEGAKARTLLPDAVIYVLNGLVGDDSKDGFDYYRAHQLRPVLGCREEVSLWQDYCANREEALPCAIHFDTGMNRLGLSFADAEALSMQWKTAKPSFALELIISHLVCADEPKHPKNQDQLEKFRAVRALFPDVKASLANSGGVFLGPDYHFDLCRPGIALYGGAVCEGEKSPMKVVATLKSRVLSTRDVPEGQSVSYGATETTKRNSRLAILCLGYADGYLRTASSSDLKKGAKVAINRHQAPIIGRVTMDLIIVDVTGIPQEQVKRGDWAEFFGSQIPVDDVAEAAGTISYELLTSLGLRALRSYL is encoded by the coding sequence ATGCCCGATATTTCCCTCCCCCACATTTCCCATCTCACCGCGCCCGACCCGAGCCTTGCGGGCAGTCACCTGACCATCGATCTCAAGGCCCTTGCCGACAATTACCGTATGCTGGCGCAGAAGACAGGCTCCGCAGAATGCGCCGCCGTTATCAAGGCTGACGCGTATGGAACGGGCCTTGAACCCGCCGCAGAAACCCTTTGGCAGGCTGGTGCGCGCACGTTCTTCGTGGCTCATCCGCAGGAAGGCGCCAAGGCACGCACCCTGCTGCCCGATGCGGTTATATATGTGCTCAATGGCCTGGTGGGAGACGACAGCAAAGACGGTTTTGACTATTATCGCGCCCATCAGCTGCGCCCTGTGCTCGGTTGTCGAGAGGAAGTTTCCCTCTGGCAGGATTATTGCGCCAACAGAGAAGAGGCCCTTCCCTGCGCCATTCATTTCGACACCGGAATGAACCGCCTTGGCTTGAGCTTTGCAGATGCCGAAGCCCTCTCAATGCAATGGAAGACAGCCAAACCGTCCTTTGCGCTCGAGCTGATCATCAGTCATCTGGTGTGCGCCGACGAACCCAAACACCCGAAAAATCAGGACCAGCTGGAAAAATTCCGTGCCGTGCGCGCCCTGTTCCCGGATGTGAAGGCCTCTCTGGCCAATTCTGGTGGCGTGTTCCTTGGGCCAGACTATCATTTTGATCTCTGCCGCCCGGGCATTGCGCTTTATGGCGGAGCGGTTTGTGAGGGCGAAAAAAGCCCGATGAAGGTCGTCGCAACGCTCAAAAGCCGCGTGCTTTCCACTCGTGACGTGCCCGAAGGACAATCGGTCAGCTACGGCGCGACAGAGACCACCAAACGCAACAGCCGGCTTGCCATACTCTGCCTTGGCTACGCCGATGGCTATCTGCGCACGGCCAGCAGCAGCGACCTCAAAAAAGGCGCAAAGGTCGCCATCAATCGCCATCAGGCGCCCATCATTGGTCGGGTGACTATGGATCTGATTATCGTTGATGTGACGGGCATTCCTCAGGAGCAGGTCAAGCGCGGCGACTGGGCCGAATTTTTCGGCAGCCAGATCCCCGTCGACGATGTGGCCGAGGCGGCAGGCACCATCAGTTATGAACTTCTGACAAGCCTTGGCTTGCGCGCCCTTCGCAGCTATTTATAA
- the radA gene encoding DNA repair protein RadA encodes MARKKSTFVCQSCGAVTNRWAGRCESCGEWNSIIEEVESAGIGSSPKTIRGKSGRVVELVPLSGEDKPAPRIETGVGELDRVTGGGFVKGSVLLLGGDPGIGKSTLLIQASAALTHHGHSVVYISGEEAIDQVRMRAARLGLAEATVQLAAETSVEDILATLTSGPPPQMVVIDSIQTLWTEAADSAPGTVTQVRASAQAMIRYAKQTGAAVILVGHVTKDGQIAGPRVVEHMVDGVLHFEGDSGHQFRILRAIKNRFGPTDEIGVFEMTGGGLTQVANPSAMFLGERNTSTPGAAVLAGMEGSRPLLVEIQALVAQSPLGTPRRAVVGWDSSRLSMILAVLDAHCGVRLSSHDVYLNVAGGMKISEPAADLAVAAALVSSLAGIALPSDCVYFGEVSLSGAVRPVSHTASRIKESAKLGFAKAVVPEASQKSIKSAELELSNLSTLTDLVARIASGTEILTQDTQEP; translated from the coding sequence ATGGCACGCAAGAAATCGACATTTGTCTGCCAGTCATGCGGCGCGGTAACAAACCGCTGGGCGGGACGCTGCGAATCCTGCGGTGAATGGAACTCCATCATCGAAGAGGTCGAAAGCGCAGGCATCGGCAGCTCTCCCAAAACCATCCGGGGTAAATCCGGCAGGGTTGTGGAGCTGGTGCCGCTTTCAGGCGAAGACAAGCCCGCTCCGCGCATCGAAACGGGTGTTGGCGAGCTGGATCGCGTCACTGGCGGCGGCTTCGTCAAAGGCTCGGTGCTGTTGCTTGGTGGCGATCCAGGCATCGGAAAATCCACCCTGCTGATTCAGGCCTCCGCCGCCCTCACCCACCATGGACACAGCGTGGTCTATATTTCCGGTGAGGAGGCGATTGATCAGGTGCGTATGCGGGCGGCTCGTCTCGGCCTTGCCGAGGCAACCGTGCAGCTGGCTGCCGAAACCAGCGTGGAAGACATTCTGGCCACCCTCACCTCTGGCCCTCCGCCCCAAATGGTCGTGATCGATTCGATCCAGACCCTCTGGACAGAAGCCGCAGACAGCGCTCCGGGCACTGTGACGCAGGTGCGCGCATCTGCACAGGCCATGATCCGCTATGCCAAACAGACCGGAGCAGCCGTCATCCTCGTTGGTCACGTCACCAAGGATGGCCAGATCGCAGGCCCGCGCGTTGTGGAACATATGGTGGATGGCGTTCTGCATTTTGAAGGGGATTCCGGCCACCAGTTCCGCATACTGCGCGCCATCAAGAACCGTTTCGGCCCAACTGACGAAATCGGCGTGTTTGAAATGACCGGAGGTGGCCTCACACAAGTGGCCAACCCTTCGGCCATGTTCCTTGGCGAACGCAACACCTCAACGCCCGGCGCTGCCGTTCTGGCTGGCATGGAAGGCTCCCGACCCTTGCTCGTGGAAATTCAGGCTCTGGTGGCCCAGTCTCCGCTCGGCACCCCGCGCCGCGCCGTTGTCGGCTGGGATTCAAGCCGCCTGTCCATGATCCTTGCGGTTCTGGATGCCCATTGCGGCGTGCGTCTTTCCAGCCACGATGTTTATCTCAATGTCGCAGGCGGCATGAAAATCAGTGAACCGGCAGCAGATCTTGCGGTGGCAGCCGCGCTGGTCTCCTCGCTGGCAGGCATAGCGCTTCCATCCGATTGCGTCTATTTCGGCGAGGTCAGTCTGTCCGGCGCCGTGCGTCCGGTGTCGCACACAGCATCGCGAATCAAGGAATCGGCCAAACTGGGCTTTGCCAAAGCCGTGGTTCCGGAAGCCTCGCAAAAATCGATCAAATCGGCGGAACTGGAGCTTTCGAACCTCTCAACCTTGACGGATCTGGTGGCTCGCATTGCTTCGGGAACCGAAATCCTGACACAGGACACACAAGAGCCATAA
- a CDS encoding CvpA family protein: MPITLLDGIFIIVLLISAFLAMIRGFVREVLSIAAWLAAAFTTLKFTGDLLPYVKSYLPEPILAQAATALGIFLVTLIVVSFITIKISDFVLDSSIGALDRTLGFVFGAVRGAVLMAVAMVFFNWFVPSDKQPDWIAQAKAKPLLNTVGDRLINLLPDDPEVRIKETLQLNQEAQAQDQ; this comes from the coding sequence ATGCCCATCACACTCCTTGACGGGATTTTTATTATCGTCTTGCTGATCTCAGCTTTTTTGGCCATGATCCGTGGCTTCGTGCGTGAAGTCCTTTCGATTGCCGCTTGGCTGGCAGCCGCTTTTACGACGCTTAAATTCACCGGGGATCTGTTGCCCTATGTGAAAAGCTACTTGCCTGAACCCATTCTGGCGCAAGCGGCCACGGCACTTGGCATCTTTCTCGTCACGTTGATTGTGGTGTCCTTCATCACCATCAAGATTTCCGATTTCGTGCTCGACAGCTCCATCGGAGCGTTGGACAGAACCCTCGGCTTCGTTTTCGGCGCTGTACGTGGCGCAGTTCTGATGGCCGTTGCGATGGTGTTCTTCAACTGGTTCGTTCCCAGCGACAAACAGCCCGACTGGATCGCACAGGCCAAGGCCAAACCATTGCTCAACACGGTTGGTGATCGCTTGATCAATCTTCTGCCAGATGATCCTGAAGTCCGTATCAAGGAAACCTTGCAGCTCAATCAGGAAGCGCAGGCACAGGACCAATAG
- the purF gene encoding amidophosphoribosyltransferase, translating to MSVKGFSPASLSLSSIDRNIPASSEQSSSLPAGCLDAAQDDWSCEGDTLHEECGVFGIHNFEDAAALAALGLHALQHRGQEAAGIATYDGKHFHLERRFGLVGDNYSDAATMAKLPGNNAIGHNRYSTAGGAALRNVQPLFAELEGGGIAVAHNGQFTNAMSLRRSLIQRGAIFQSTSDSEVVLQLIAKSRESNIIDRFIDGIRQMEGGYALVALTRKKLIGARDPLGIRPLVLGDLNGSPVLASETCALDMIGANFVREIKNGEVVVCTDDGIESYHPFPEQPARLDIFEYIYFSRPDSFIAGRSVYEVRKLMGRELAKEHPLDVDVVVPVPDSGVPAALGYAQEADIPFELGIVRNHYVGRTFIEPTQQIRALGVRLKHSANRSQVQGKRIVLVDDSLVRGTTSSKIVQMMRDAGATEVHMLLASPPITHSDYYGIDTPDREKLLAAQYDLEGMRKYIGADSLGFISIDGIYRACGYEGRDNKNPQFTDHCFTGDYPTRLKDLEASENHRALGLLVD from the coding sequence ATGTCGGTAAAGGGATTTTCTCCTGCGTCTCTCTCCCTCTCCTCTATTGACCGGAACATTCCGGCTTCGAGCGAGCAATCATCCAGCCTCCCCGCAGGCTGCCTGGATGCAGCTCAAGATGACTGGTCCTGCGAAGGCGATACCCTGCATGAAGAATGCGGCGTGTTTGGCATCCATAATTTTGAAGACGCAGCAGCGCTCGCGGCCCTCGGCCTGCATGCCCTGCAGCATCGTGGACAGGAAGCGGCAGGCATCGCCACCTATGACGGCAAGCATTTCCATCTGGAGCGCCGTTTCGGTTTGGTTGGGGACAATTACTCCGACGCGGCCACAATGGCAAAGCTGCCCGGCAACAATGCTATCGGCCACAACCGCTATTCCACCGCAGGCGGCGCTGCGCTGCGCAACGTCCAACCCCTGTTTGCCGAGCTGGAAGGCGGCGGCATCGCGGTCGCTCACAATGGCCAGTTCACCAACGCCATGTCCCTGCGTCGCTCACTCATCCAGCGTGGCGCTATTTTCCAGTCCACCTCGGATTCCGAAGTTGTGCTGCAGTTGATCGCCAAGAGCCGTGAATCCAACATCATCGACCGCTTCATTGATGGCATTCGCCAGATGGAAGGCGGCTACGCTCTGGTGGCCCTCACCCGCAAGAAACTCATCGGCGCACGCGACCCGCTCGGTATTCGCCCGCTGGTTCTGGGTGACCTGAATGGCTCCCCGGTTCTGGCTTCGGAAACCTGCGCTCTCGACATGATCGGCGCCAATTTCGTTCGCGAAATCAAGAATGGCGAAGTGGTCGTCTGCACCGATGATGGCATCGAGAGCTATCATCCCTTCCCCGAACAGCCTGCCCGCCTCGATATTTTCGAATATATCTACTTCTCCCGTCCGGATTCCTTTATCGCAGGCCGATCTGTTTATGAAGTGCGCAAGCTGATGGGCCGCGAGCTGGCCAAGGAACATCCTCTGGACGTGGATGTTGTGGTGCCGGTTCCCGATTCCGGCGTTCCGGCCGCTCTGGGCTATGCGCAGGAGGCGGACATTCCGTTCGAACTGGGGATTGTGCGAAACCACTATGTGGGCCGGACCTTCATCGAGCCAACCCAACAGATTCGCGCGCTTGGTGTACGTCTCAAGCATTCGGCCAACCGATCTCAGGTTCAGGGCAAACGCATCGTTCTGGTGGATGACAGCCTTGTGCGTGGTACCACCTCATCCAAAATTGTGCAGATGATGCGTGATGCAGGCGCAACCGAGGTGCATATGCTGCTCGCCAGCCCGCCGATCACTCACTCCGATTATTATGGCATCGACACGCCAGACCGCGAAAAGCTGCTTGCCGCCCAATATGATCTGGAAGGCATGCGCAAATATATCGGCGCCGATTCCCTCGGTTTCATCTCCATTGACGGAATCTACCGTGCCTGTGGCTATGAAGGCCGGGACAACAAAAACCCGCAATTCACCGACCACTGCTTCACAGGCGACTATCCAACACGCCTGAAAGATCTTGAAGCATCGGAAAATCACAGAGCCCTTGGCCTGCTGGTCGACTAG
- a CDS encoding SDR family NAD(P)-dependent oxidoreductase — MTEQRLKDRIAVVTGASRGIGWHTSLALAKEGAHIIAVAKTVGALEELDDEIQALGGSTTLVPLDLMDYDAIDRLGGAIYERWGKLDILFGNAGLLGAVTPITHLDPVKDWEKVMGVNLTANWRLIRSLDPLLRQSDAGRALFVTSGSPHKCNPYWGIYSISKAGLEAMVRTYAGEIQQTNVKANCFNPGPTRTGMRAKAVPGEDPMTLPHPTELVPHIVNCLVPDCVEQGRMYDFRSASWKTYGSPVYDD; from the coding sequence ATGACTGAACAACGTCTCAAAGATCGCATAGCCGTCGTTACGGGCGCGTCTCGTGGCATCGGCTGGCACACCTCGCTGGCGCTCGCCAAGGAAGGTGCTCATATCATCGCGGTTGCCAAAACGGTCGGCGCTCTGGAAGAGCTGGACGATGAAATTCAGGCCCTTGGCGGATCCACAACGCTGGTACCGCTCGACCTGATGGATTATGACGCCATCGACCGCCTCGGCGGTGCGATCTATGAACGTTGGGGCAAGCTCGACATCCTGTTTGGCAATGCCGGTCTGCTGGGTGCCGTGACGCCCATCACTCATCTGGACCCGGTTAAGGATTGGGAAAAGGTCATGGGTGTGAATCTGACCGCCAACTGGCGCCTGATCCGCTCCCTCGATCCACTGCTGCGCCAATCTGATGCGGGCCGTGCTCTCTTTGTGACGTCCGGATCGCCCCATAAATGCAATCCCTATTGGGGCATCTATTCAATCTCAAAGGCAGGCTTGGAAGCCATGGTCCGCACCTATGCTGGCGAAATCCAGCAAACCAATGTGAAGGCCAATTGCTTCAACCCCGGCCCCACCAGAACAGGCATGCGCGCCAAGGCTGTTCCCGGGGAAGATCCGATGACATTGCCACATCCAACCGAGCTGGTTCCTCACATCGTGAACTGTCTCGTGCCGGACTGCGTGGAACAGGGTCGCATGTATGATTTCCGCTCAGCAAGCTGGAAGACGTATGGTTCACCGGTTTACGACGACTGA
- a CDS encoding ABC transporter ATP-binding protein/permease, whose product MTKPPSISKPESESAQDIDAEASAFSTLRKLWPYIWPADRSDLKKRVALAVVALALGKIVNVLTPYFFKWATDALTDSSAPDGVGAVGWLSIPVMLVASYGLARITNVGFDQMRDALFARVGQHAVRNLSFKTFEHMHKLSLRYHLQRHTGGLSRIIERGTHAIEGVVRHTILHAVPTFLQFIFMAAVIAYQFDIIYVLVVVGMIALYVAFTIRVTSWRIDIRRRMNESDNEANSKAVDSLLNYETVKYFGNEEMESTRYDSSLGVYQKAAISTWVSLAWLNFGQTVIFSIGMATCMGLSAYGVMQGTQSVGDFVLINALLMQLSIPLNFFGSMHREIKQGLVDLEAMFSLMREAPEVTDKPTAAKLAVDGGSVRFDNVLFHYDEERPILKGVSFEVPAGKTVAIVGPSGAGKSTISRLLFRFYDVSGGAITVDGQDIRDVQQLSLRQNIGMVPQDTVLFNDTLLYNIGYGRPSASREEIEDAARMAQISDFVKSLPHGFDTEVGERGLKLSGGEKQRVAIARTILKAPPILVLDEATSALDSHTEQEIQAALDQVSQNRTTLVIAHRLSTVIGADEIIVLEAGKIKERGRHVDLLAQGGLYASMWDRQREASEAEERLRKAVEGDNQGYLPSHELQPAE is encoded by the coding sequence ATGACCAAACCACCTTCCATCTCCAAACCGGAGAGTGAAAGTGCTCAGGATATTGATGCAGAAGCGTCTGCATTTTCGACCCTACGCAAATTGTGGCCTTATATCTGGCCCGCAGATAGAAGCGATCTGAAAAAGCGCGTTGCTTTGGCTGTTGTCGCCTTGGCATTGGGCAAGATTGTCAATGTGCTCACGCCCTATTTTTTCAAATGGGCGACCGATGCCCTGACTGACAGCAGCGCGCCGGATGGCGTGGGCGCTGTCGGGTGGCTCAGCATTCCGGTGATGTTGGTTGCTTCCTATGGTCTGGCGCGCATAACCAATGTTGGTTTTGACCAGATGCGCGACGCATTGTTTGCCCGCGTTGGCCAACATGCCGTGCGGAATCTGTCCTTCAAGACCTTTGAGCATATGCACAAGCTGTCCTTGCGCTATCATTTGCAACGACACACCGGTGGACTCTCGCGCATCATTGAACGTGGTACGCACGCCATTGAAGGAGTGGTGCGCCACACCATTCTGCATGCCGTGCCGACATTCTTGCAGTTTATCTTCATGGCTGCCGTGATCGCTTATCAGTTCGACATCATTTATGTTCTTGTTGTTGTTGGGATGATTGCGCTCTATGTCGCCTTCACCATTCGGGTGACCTCTTGGCGCATCGATATCCGGCGCCGGATGAATGAATCCGACAATGAGGCCAACTCAAAGGCTGTCGACAGTTTGCTCAACTATGAAACGGTCAAATATTTCGGCAATGAAGAGATGGAGAGCACGCGCTATGATAGCTCGCTTGGGGTCTACCAGAAAGCCGCTATCAGTACATGGGTGTCACTTGCCTGGCTCAACTTTGGCCAGACTGTGATCTTTTCCATCGGCATGGCGACCTGTATGGGCCTGTCTGCCTATGGGGTCATGCAGGGCACCCAGAGCGTTGGCGACTTCGTTTTGATCAATGCGCTGTTGATGCAGCTGTCCATTCCGCTCAACTTCTTCGGCTCCATGCATCGCGAGATCAAACAGGGGCTGGTGGATCTGGAAGCGATGTTCAGCCTGATGCGCGAGGCGCCAGAAGTGACGGACAAACCCACTGCCGCAAAGCTCGCTGTTGATGGCGGCTCTGTTCGGTTCGATAATGTTCTGTTTCACTATGATGAAGAGCGCCCCATTCTCAAAGGCGTTAGCTTTGAAGTGCCAGCGGGCAAGACCGTGGCCATCGTCGGGCCATCGGGGGCAGGCAAGTCGACCATCTCGCGTCTGCTGTTCCGCTTTTATGATGTCAGCGGTGGTGCGATCACCGTTGACGGGCAGGATATTCGCGATGTGCAGCAGCTGAGCTTGCGGCAGAATATCGGCATGGTGCCGCAGGATACGGTGCTGTTCAACGATACGCTGCTTTACAATATCGGCTATGGCCGTCCGTCCGCGAGCCGGGAAGAGATCGAAGATGCCGCCCGTATGGCTCAGATTTCCGATTTCGTTAAGAGCCTGCCCCATGGCTTTGACACGGAAGTGGGCGAGCGAGGGCTCAAGCTCTCCGGCGGTGAGAAGCAGCGCGTGGCCATTGCCCGCACCATTCTCAAGGCTCCTCCGATTCTGGTGCTCGATGAGGCCACCTCAGCGCTGGATAGCCACACGGAGCAGGAGATTCAGGCCGCTCTGGATCAGGTCTCGCAGAACCGGACCACACTGGTCATTGCGCACCGTCTGTCCACGGTGATCGGGGCAGACGAGATTATCGTGCTCGAAGCGGGCAAGATCAAGGAACGTGGCCGCCATGTGGACCTTCTGGCTCAGGGTGGGCTCTATGCTTCCATGTGGGATCGTCAGCGCGAAGCCAGTGAAGCTGAAGAGCGTTTGCGCAAGGCGGTTGAGGGGGACAATCAGGGCTATCTGCCAAGCCATGAGCTGCAGCCAGCGGAATGA
- a CDS encoding metalloregulator ArsR/SmtB family transcription factor, with translation MAEQEENAERGLCGDAKTDDCCCEVDLELARAFKALGHPARLMILSKLGSHQHCCRDICSSLPLAQSTVSQHLKVLRECGFIEWQTAGPQSHYRVNSEKVSWFLARSEAFFAGVTSSLSNID, from the coding sequence GTGGCCGAACAGGAAGAGAATGCAGAGCGAGGGCTTTGCGGCGATGCAAAGACTGACGACTGTTGCTGCGAAGTTGATCTGGAGCTTGCCCGCGCTTTCAAGGCGCTTGGCCATCCGGCCCGGCTCATGATCCTTTCCAAGCTTGGCTCTCATCAGCATTGTTGCAGGGATATCTGCTCTTCCTTGCCGCTGGCCCAGTCCACTGTGTCGCAGCACCTCAAGGTGCTCAGGGAATGTGGCTTTATCGAATGGCAAACGGCGGGCCCGCAATCGCACTACCGAGTAAATTCGGAAAAGGTTTCCTGGTTTCTTGCCCGTAGCGAAGCATTTTTCGCAGGGGTGACAAGCTCGTTATCCAATATTGACTAA